The genome window AAAATATGGAACAGGCCTTTAGAGAAACTTACAAAAAAGGAAAGGAATTATAATTTGCTTCCAATTGAAGAAAAGGAATCTTATAAATGGATAGAATCTTCCCAAAAATCCAAGGAAGTTTTAGAGAAATCAAAAAAAGTCATCATCATTCAGGATCGAGAAGGTGATATTTATGAGCAATTTGCAATGATTCCAGATCAAAAGACGGAATTATTGGTAAGAGCAAGAGCAAACAGAACGCTACTAAACAAGGTTAAATTGTTTAGTTTTATAGCCAATGAACCTCTTAAAGGGAAATATACGATAGAATTAGAAGGTGATAAAAGAAGAAATATAAACAAACGGGAAGCTACCTTAGAAGTTAGATTTTCTGAAGTAACTATCCAAAAAAATGATTTAGTTTCAAAGAATGCGCCCAAAAGCCTTGATTTATATATCATCGAAGCAAAAGAAATTGGCGATAACATTGATAATCCAATATGCTGGAGATTACTAACAACCATTAAAGTCTTAGACCTAGACACAGCCTTAAAATGTATCGAATGGTATACTTGTAGATGGATTATAGAAGAGGTTTTTAGAATTCTAAAAAAGGAAGGATTTAATATAGAAGCAAGCGAATTAGGTTCTGCAAAATCTATTCGAAAATTGTCTTTAATGATGATGGAGACAATTGTCAAACTATTTTTAATGCAAATAGCATATAGTATTCCAGAGGAAGAAATAGAAGCGAGAAGTTGTTTTTCAGATCAAGAACTTGAATGTTTAGAATATCAAATGATAAAATTAGAAGGAAAAACAGAAAAATTAAAAAATCCTCATATCCAAAAGGATTTAAAAAGATATGTTTGGGTTATTGCAAGGCTTGGTGGATGGAAAGGATATGCAAGTGGGAGAAAACCAGGAATAACCACTTTCTCTATCGGAATACAGAAATTTGCTTCAATAATGGAGGGATGGCAATTGTTTTTAGATGTGTCCACACGTTAGGATGGGGGCGGAGCCGTCTACACGATTATAGGCAGGCTTTTCTTACTCAATGTTTGCCAATTTTATATCGGATGTTTTTTGGATTTTTTATTCTATAAATCATTCTGTCAACGGTCATTTCTGTACAAGCAATGTCATTCAGAGGAATTAAATGTAGAATTAATGAATCATTTTTTATTATTATGTCTCCACCATATTGCACACAACCGGTTAGAGCGTCTAAATATGAAATATAGATTTCGTTTTTTGTATATTTTATAGTATCAGTCTTTGGATTGAAATTTTTAGATTCTAATATGACAAAATCATCTCCTGATATTTTTGAAATTTGGTCATCGGTAAAACTTTCTGCAAACTTGAAAGCAATAATTCTTTCGTTTGGTGTAAATTCTTTTAAGGTAACTTTTTCTGACAAGTTCTCTTTTATTGAATTTTTGTGAGTACACGAAGTAATCATTAAAATTGAAAAGAAATAAAATAGTTTATTTTTCATAAAAATCCTGCGTTTATTTTGGTTAAGCTTGCCTATAACGTTCCCTTGCTACAAGAGGTTTGGGGTTAAATTAAGCCTTATTTTCGAATTTACCTAAATCTCCAAGAAATTGGATTAGGAAAGTTTACTTAGCCTAATCTTAAAGTAGATTATAGATAGCCCAAAAGGTGTAAAGAGCTTTTGGATGATGATTTGCGAACCGCGCCGAGTACGTGATCCTTACGCTCGGTGGTGTGGGAGGCGCACTCCGTCCCTTTAGCGGCGGAGCCGTCTACTCGATTATAGGCTGGCATTTCTGAGTATTAATATTTTGCCGTGCTTAGATATGTCCATATGATAAAAAACAATTGCAAAGGTATTCTAAACCATAAATATAATAGTCCATTACCGTCAAAAGTTCCTTTTTGGTAATCAAGTTTGTCAATAGAAGCTTTTATATTAGCTGGAAGCATAAGTATAAAGAACAATATTAAAATCCACCCTGCATAAATTTTAAAACTCGGAATGAATAAGCAAATGCCTAATAAAATTTCAAGAATACCTGTAAGGTAAATTACTTCAATTTTGAAAGGGATAAAATCGGGTATCATCAATGACATACCCTTTGTAAAAGCAAAATGTCCGATTGCAGTAAAACAAAGCATTGCGCACATTGCAATTCGGGCGGATAATGGAAAGTCGTATTTGCTAGTTGCTAATTTAATAGCAAAAATAGAAATACTGAATACGATAATTAATACAATTAATGGTTTCATTCTTATTATTTTTTTGCAAAGGTCAGCCAATATTAAAAGTAAAACAATGAACTTGGGTTAAGAAATT of Flavobacterium marginilacus contains these proteins:
- a CDS encoding IS4 family transposase; its protein translation is MSANCCFSAQDKTVLCIQDTSEVNLYNHKNRVKKDEFIGLTNAATKGGIGFLLHPSFVIDAYSFVPYGFSDVKIWNRPLEKLTKKERNYNLLPIEEKESYKWIESSQKSKEVLEKSKKVIIIQDREGDIYEQFAMIPDQKTELLVRARANRTLLNKVKLFSFIANEPLKGKYTIELEGDKRRNINKREATLEVRFSEVTIQKNDLVSKNAPKSLDLYIIEAKEIGDNIDNPICWRLLTTIKVLDLDTALKCIEWYTCRWIIEEVFRILKKEGFNIEASELGSAKSIRKLSLMMMETIVKLFLMQIAYSIPEEEIEARSCFSDQELECLEYQMIKLEGKTEKLKNPHIQKDLKRYVWVIARLGGWKGYASGRKPGITTFSIGIQKFASIMEGWQLFLDVSTR
- a CDS encoding DoxX family protein — its product is MKPLIVLIIVFSISIFAIKLATSKYDFPLSARIAMCAMLCFTAIGHFAFTKGMSLMIPDFIPFKIEVIYLTGILEILLGICLFIPSFKIYAGWILILFFILMLPANIKASIDKLDYQKGTFDGNGLLYLWFRIPLQLFFIIWTYLSTAKY